A window of Bradyrhizobium sp. AZCC 1719 genomic DNA:
CTTCGCTCATCTGGGCTCCGCATGCTTGAATTACGATGGCAGTGCAGTCCAGCACTGCCACCGTAAAATACGCGAAATGAGCATCAGGATGCGCGGCTTAACAGATCAGCGAAGCGCTGCAGGTACAGCGGCCAACCCTGATCACCCGCGACTCCATCGCGCACGCTTTGCCACCCCTCGCCGTGGCGGTCCAGGTGTCGGTGCTCGATCTCAACGCGTGTCCGGTGCGCCGTCTCGGCCGTAAATCGCACTTCCCACTCGCTGGTCTTGTTCGGATCGGTCTCGATCTGCCATTGCGGGCTAATGTTCCAGCTCAAGAGCACTCGATTGGGCGGCTCGTACGCCAGCACTCGCGCCCACCGGCACTCGCTGCCGTCAATGCCGCGGTCATAGAG
This region includes:
- a CDS encoding SRPBCC family protein produces the protein MSTQAAIKSVKHSIVVEAPIARAFKVFTEDFGRFKPAEHNLLGVPIAETVFEPRVGGHLYDRGIDGSECRWARVLAYEPPNRVLLSWNISPQWQIETDPNKTSEWEVRFTAETAHRTRVEIEHRHLDRHGEGWQSVRDGVAGDQGWPLYLQRFADLLSRAS